One genomic segment of Desulforamulus reducens MI-1 includes these proteins:
- a CDS encoding ECF transporter S component produces the protein MGEGKLFRRKKWGRWALGLAVAAILWITAGSFSNQVAGGQNWGLLGLGVAFLILALLFIAFEQKQASSRELAIIAALGALAAASRVPFSFLPGIQPVTFLTVLSGYVFGLRAGFMVGASAALVSNFFLGQGPWTPWQMLAWGLAGASGSFLSKVFPHIQRWAMVLFLFSWGFLYGWIMNLWHWLGFVYPHTWQTFLATYAASFSIDAMHAIGNSMFYLFFGERFTQILRRFARRLRVEPWS, from the coding sequence GTGGGAGAAGGAAAACTGTTTAGACGTAAAAAATGGGGGAGATGGGCACTAGGGCTGGCTGTGGCAGCGATTTTATGGATAACCGCTGGTAGCTTCAGTAACCAGGTAGCTGGAGGGCAAAACTGGGGATTGCTGGGTCTGGGTGTGGCCTTTTTGATCTTGGCCTTGTTGTTTATAGCCTTTGAACAAAAGCAGGCTTCCTCCCGGGAACTGGCTATAATTGCCGCCTTGGGAGCCCTTGCTGCTGCCAGCAGGGTCCCCTTTTCTTTTTTGCCTGGCATTCAGCCTGTCACCTTTTTGACGGTTTTAAGCGGGTATGTTTTCGGTCTACGGGCCGGATTCATGGTGGGTGCTTCTGCAGCATTGGTCTCCAACTTCTTCCTGGGACAGGGTCCATGGACTCCCTGGCAGATGCTGGCCTGGGGGTTGGCTGGAGCCTCAGGCAGTTTTCTGTCCAAAGTATTTCCTCATATACAGCGTTGGGCAATGGTTTTGTTTCTTTTTAGTTGGGGTTTCCTATATGGTTGGATTATGAATCTTTGGCATTGGCTGGGGTTTGTATATCCCCACACGTGGCAAACCTTTTTGGCTACTTATGCAGCCAGCTTTTCCATTGATGCCATGCATGCAATAGGCAATAGCATGTTTTACCTATTTTTTGGAGAACGGTTTACGCAGATATTGCGGCGATTTGCTCGGCGGTTGAGGGTGGAGCCATGGTCATAG